The window CAGTGATCAGcaggagcagcttggagtccagtcttcttcacaCTGAGGAGGGACATATATGCAGGAACAGTTGTCATAACTGTTACAACCACCAGATGGCGAAAGAGTCCCACTGCAACTTTAAGCCATGAAGGATGTCTTGATGTTTGCTTGTGATAAATCTGCTTTATGTGAGTCTTTTTCAGAGAGTAACAGTAATATGTCTGATTATATGTCTTTAATCAGTAAAGTCTCGCTTTgctagaaataaataaataaataataaaattgtaAACATGCAGCTGTATGTTAGAAGTCAAAGGGTCCTTAAGTCTTCTGTAAATTGACGGGGATCAAATGAAGGACACAAGTATCTGTTCTTACTCTAATAAATGCTGCTTTAATATCCAACAGACTATTTTCCTTCCTCATCAGCAGTAAACAGCTCGACTccgtctgtgcatttgtgtcctCCATACTTGTTCACACAGACATCTCAGGCTTGATGCCACGATGCAGTGTAGAAACCTGACAACCCTCTGACTCATGTTCAAATGTTCAAGGACATTTCTCAGGATCATGTATGACCCCTTTTTGACATTTGGACTTTCAttaataatatttgtgtttctgAGTCATTTTTGTGGAGACTTCTGTCCAACGTAATGTCCAAATGAAGCCTGAAGCTTTTCTTCAGCCTCTGAACTTTGTGATGCTTCAGGAGGAAAACTGCTTCAGTTATTCTCTCAGATTAGTTTCATATTTTCTGCATCAGATTTGAGTGAGATCCTGGaatgaagacagaagaaaatAGTTCAAAGTTTGATTTATAGTCAAACCTTCCAGTTTATTCACACAATAAAAAATCAACACAATATAtgaattcattcattaaaatcacagtttttcctcatttgtttgatgattttgaccaaaacaaacacaaacacacacacatggtctGCCATACTCATAAAGAGAAATGTCGACATTTTTCAATacaaatattccagaaacatttagaggatagagaagtttacattttcatgtGGAGAAATATTTTAGTAAATCAAAATGATGATGAGCAGTGATAGCCTCCATAAACAGTCACAGGAAAGATCTCCTTTAAAAACTCAGAAACATCAAGAGAACAACTAGAAGATGTGGAGGTACCACCCATAATGTTTGATTGACAGCTGATCTCTGTGCAGAAATgatggagagaaaataaaatgaaagtaaaatacagatttaaacCCACAATATGAAAGACTTCAGTCTATTTCACTTTTGTCAACTCAGCAGAGTCTCCATAATTATAAGGCAaaagtccagcatagagcggctgagtgaatgtggtctggactctgtggaggagagtcatggtttcagagacgctgtagaaggacaaaatacctgctctgtgatccaggtacactcctactctggaggaaCGAGGACCTGAGACATGAGTTTGGATGTTGTTGTACCAAAATGTATAACTGTTGTTGTCACAATCTAATGACCAAGATTTTTCATTACGTCCAAATTCACATTCATCTCCCTTTCTGCTGATATTCTTGTATGCGACTGCTACATCaactcctctccctctccactccacctcccagtaacaacgtccagtcagactctctctactcaggacctgctgccaaaaagtgaatctgtctggatgatcagaataAGACTGTTGTTGATTCACATATGTTACTTTTCTGTTCCCCTCTGATAATAACAGCTGTGTGTTTGCTctgtttggatccagtgtgatttcacacgaatattttaagaatccagctctggtctttggctctggttgtgacagtaaaacatccacttcagtgactgtcagtgagatgtttgtccattcctctctcagaatgtcctgtagtttatctctgacctctgacacagctgctgtcacatcctcaaagtagctcagaggacggatattgatgctggatgagtctgtagactcactgagtgctgacagtgaggggtagttgtgtagaaactggatgtgatcctctgtgtgtgagagctgcttcagctcagcatctttcctcttcagctcagtgatctcctgctccagcttctcctcaagctctttgactcgactcacttcagtttcctgctgggatctgatctgctgcttcacatcagagcttcttttctggatgagatggatcagctcagtgaagatcttctcactgtgctccactgtttgatcagcagactgattgatggcctccacctcctgttgaagcagcttcacatctttctctctgtcctggattctctgctggatgttttgtcgactcacctccagctctctctgcctctcagtcctttctgctgcagctgagactgtgtcgtggcctttatgttcatccacagagcagagataacagatactctgctgatcagtacggcagaacatcttcatcacctcatcatgacgagagcagatgttctcctggagcttcttggagggctccaccagcttgtgtttgtCAAATGCAGGACATTCATAATGAAGCTTAACatgtttctcacagtaagagACCAAACACACCAGACAGGACTTGAAGGCTTTCATTTTTctcccagtgcagacatcacaggccacatcttcaggtccagcatagcagtgatcagcaggagcagcttggagtccagtcttcttcagctcctccactAAATCTGCTAACATGGTGTTTTTCACCAGGACAGGCCTCGCTGTGAAAGTCTGtctgcactgagggcagctgtagattttttctttttcctcttcatcccagaagcttttaatacagttcatgcagtagctgtgtccacagggaatagtcaccggatccttcagtagatccaaacagacTGAACAGCAGAATTTTGTTTGatccatttgattcatgtgctGTGCCGTTTCACCGTCTCTCAGTGACTGTCAGACAGTTTCACTTCCTCTGAACAGAAACAACCTCTGTGCTCTGAAGGGAAACAGATCTCTGCTCTTGTTCATCTCCTACAGGAAATGAGGCTCACCAGCAACTGCATTTACACCATGTTGTTTAGACCCATCCTGATACAGACACATCTGTGAAGGGAGGCACTAAAGAAATATTCTTACAGAGCGACCAAGAGCCAATCACATGATGCAGGGTGTGGTATGTTTGGTTACATCATGCAGTAACAAGTCTGACCCAGTTAAAGTTTAATAGTTTATCTTTACTTGGTGCTTTGAAATTTGACAGTCAACACTCAGCGAGTTCATTTCATATTTcaaaaagttcagcaaagtttaGGATGCtgtgatgaataaaaataaatgacactttatattttgacattttctaaTCTTAGTTCATTCTCACACTTACAGAATGATGCATGGGAACAACTGACTCCACTAAATCAAACCTATGTTCAAATGAGATTATGATCATTAAATAgtaacaaatatttaaatttagcaATAACAAATGCAGATCGGTCCACaatgtttacaaaaacaaacaaacattattatgtagtttttcCTGTGTAcacagtcacagtggatttGAAATGAAAACTTTCAAGTTTAATTCAAGGTTTTAGTAAAATTTTGCCTGAACTGTTTagtaatttttcacaaagtgtCCATGTCAGTAATTCATTCAAATGTATTTTGGTCTTAAACTGATCCAGTAAATGTAACTTTGTCTCACCTACTTAATCGAGTATTTTAGTTGTTTAACTGTCATTATAACTAAACTGAACATCCAAAGCTTTTCTCACTGCAGTTTTGTTGTGCAGTTATAGCAGCACTTTGAATCATCCACAGTTTTATAGAACTGTCTGTTgaattgttgttttatttgatgCGAtggttctttttatttaaataattgatgataatttgatgtatttgattatttattaCTGGTGCAAACAATTCATTTATTCATGATGCAAATATATAGTAGACTCAGGAGTTTAACTCAGTTTTCTTGGCCTTTGtttatcatttcatttaaaatcttaaTGGGTAAAGATCATCATAATTACATATGAAATTATATGTACAAATTATATGTTCCATTACACTATTAACAGCACAGATTATACAGCAAATATCAGATTCATGGATGGAGCCAGAGgctaaatgactgttcagtccTCTTTAGGAAACGATCTTCATATGACGACAAACACGACAACAATCAGCTGTCAAACTGTACAAGAAGTTCACAGTAATGTAAAAGAAGTTAtatcactttttatttttaaatgtacgcACTCAGGGTCAGGACTGAAGACACTGATCGAGAAAATACtctaaatataaatattcaCCTAAACATTCAAAATTATTCAATTGCATGAAATGAAATACGAACTCTCTACAATACTggcttctgattggttgaaaaAGCAGGTGCTGAACTTCAGAAGAGCTAAACCTGCAAAACTGTGTAAAACCAGAGTGGATGCTGCCCTCTGACCTTTCAGAAGTACGATCTTTttatgaagacacagaggcagAGTTATTATTCATCACTTTAAAGATGATATTCGTTATATGTTCTTCACTCGTTGTCtagtaaagtccagagaatgaGACACATCATTTCAAAACATACAGCTGCATGTTAGAGATCACAGAGTTCTTCAGTCTTATGAGAACTCATGGAGACTAAATGTCAGACACATCAACAGTAAATGTCCTTCCTCCCCGTGAGTTTGTGTCCTCCACACTTGTTTACACAAACATCTGAGGTTTGAACAGTGTGCAAAACCACATGTTACAAAGCTGCTGAGCTACTGAATACTGGAATATTTCATTCAATATCACCATCTGACCAaaggacaaacacagagaggatTAGAGCGCCAAACTTTGTTTCAAACTGTTTCAGATTTTAGAGGCAAAAAGCAGAATTTCTACCTGgacaaagaaatcaaagcaggagaaaaataagctttttacatttattcaaaGGCATTATGTGAATGTACTCTGAGCCACAGCCTCCTAAAGTAAAGACATTTTATCATCTAAACCAGACAGAGTCATGTTTTCAGCAGTGTCTGTATCCTCCATATAGACCATGCCATGGTCCACCTCGGGTGACCAGGTGTCTGACTTTATGTGGGACTACACAGCGCCAGTCCTTGTTTCCCTGTGCCACACACACATTGAGCCAACGTCCAGTTTTTTATTGACTCTAGTTTCTGTCGATCGGTAGGCCCACAAAAAACCCTGTACAGGAAGTAGATTTCATCTCTCTGATAAAAGGAGTTCTAATCCCTGATCCTGTGAGTCTGACCCAGTAGATAATATTTATATGATCATATTTATGCCTTTGTTGTTTCACAAAGGGTTAAAAACATTCACAGGTTGGACTGTGGTTCTCCTTTTAGTGTCTCTGCTGGAATTTTAACTGTGAACCTTTTAGATCCAAACTTCTGAACTGCTCATCTCACAGAGGACAAAAGGGAAGAACCCCgaatctcttcttcacctcacTTTTATACCTGCTCACCCTTTCTCCCCCCTTCCCTCAGTGGACGTCACATCTGCACACTTGGGCCAATCAGGTTGTTGACATTTGATCATCTGATGTCCACCCacacctcatctctctctctctctgatttaCAAGATTTAACACaaagtttaaactttaaaatcacttcattactttttctttgttatttttaacacaGAAAATTCACATTCAAAAACTTAACACAGAATAAAACAGAGTAGCCCAGTAGTGGGACATGGTTCCAGCAACTCTGATGGTGACGGCCCGTTTGAAGCTGAAGCTCCGGCACATGTgtcaaaaaaatcaacacactgcttcagaaaCACTGTGCTGAGGCTTGGTTTGTCTGAACAGAGTCATGTGATCAATGACGACTGAAGCTTCATTCAGCACGTCACTGCTTCAGTACCTGATTCAATGATTTATAAGGAATTGAACCATTGGTGggatttgtgctgtgttttggtgatttTGTGAGAGCGAATCAGTGTGTGACATAATTATAGACATGGAGCCAGGAAGAGAGGACGCTCTGCCTGTTCCTAAATAAAAACCAGTTCATCAGCATTTCTGCTCCCAGCTCTAAAATGTACATAAGAAATATGATGTAcacataattataattatataacttatagtatattatatataaacgTACCAGTCTGCTGGTAATTACATAATCAGGTGGAGGCAGTGACCTCACAACCTCCTATAAGCTTTAAGTTAAGTTTATTTATACCCATAGATAAATttgctttacagaaaaatgatAGCATTTGGCCTcccttcacaaacacacacctaatGAAAGCTGACAAAACACATATTTAGTAATtaaacaaaatgaatcaaatcaaGAACAATTGTTATTGAGTTCAGTGACAGCAGCAGGGACAAAGCTGTTTTTATAATGCTTTGTCCTGCATCTTGGAACTAGAAACCTCCGTCCTGAAGAAAGAAGCTAAATCCACCCGTAGAGGATGGGAACCATTTTTAAGGATTGATTAAGCCATCTGTGGTACCTGTTTAGAGTGCAGGGAGTCTAAACAGGCCTGTGACTCATCTATCAGATGACTGGACCATCTCACTAACTAATTCAGTGAATGTTtctctgtgacagaggtctGACTGAACCATGCCAccaaacaaaaagataaaacagactcaataaaagaacaataaaacaaagttaaaatctTTCGCTCAATGTGGAAATGAGCAAGTTTCCTGAGGCAGTAAAGGCACTGGTGACCCTTTTTACAGACCGATTTGCAAtaaaagttcagtttttcattGATTATGGTCCCAAGATATTTATATGATTGCACTTGCTCTATTTTCTGACCTTTAATTAAAGTGACTCTGTGGCCATTTTGTTGTTTCCTAAAATCAATAACCAtatcttttgttttagatatgTTCAATTGGAGATAAGACTCCTCACACCACTGAACAAAGTCATCAACGATTGGACCGTGGTGAGTTTTACCCTCTTTCAGTAAGCTGACAATAACAAAGTCatctgtaaatttaatgatGGCCCTGTTTTCATATCTGCTCTGACACATGTTTGTAAAGAGGATGAATAATAAGGGCGATAAGAGACACCCTGGAGGAGAAGCTGTGGAGGAGAACACTGGGTCAGACAGAACCCCATTTATTCTCACTCTGTGTGACCTGTCAGTTAAAAGATCTAAAATCCAGCAAACCAGGTTTTTCCTGATTTCAAACTGTTCTAAAagtcttttaattaaaatatgggGCTGTGTTGTATTAAAAGCCGAAGAAAAATCAATGAAAAGAAGTCTTGCAAAAGTCCCTTTACTCTCTACATGTTGAAGAATCAGATTCAGTAGAGTCAAAAGCGCGTCCTGCACTCCTCTGTTGGGCCTGTATGCAAATTGCATTGGATCCAGCTGATATTCAATCTCTTCCATAATCACATTTCTGATGATTTTTTCAAAGACTTTCATGACAACTCAGGTGAGGCAACAGGCCTGAAGTCATTCAGGACGTTTGGGCGACTAGATTTAGGGACATGAACGACGACAGCTTCCTTCCAAAGCGAGGGCACATTTTGTATTTGAAaggatttattaaaaataacctgaaatttAGGACTGAGCTCTTTAGCACAAGATTTAATTAGGCGCCACTAATGTTATCAGGGCCCTGGCTCTAGTTCACATTAACTGTATGAAAGGCCTTTTGGACATCGCTGAGTTCAGTGATGAAGTGTTGAGCatctttcagtttctgtttcagttcAGAAGAATTAAAACGAGCATAAAGCAAATTCAAATCTCTGTCTGACTTAAAACCGTCTACAATGATCTGACTGCTGCTCTGGGGATTTTGAAACCCTGATATGGTTTTCATACAAGTCCAGGCAGACCCCAAATTTTTTGCTGCAAATTTGCTTTCAAGAAGCTTTTTGTAGATCTGTTTTGCTTTCAAGAGCTCGATTTTCAAGTCTTTGGTGACTGCCTGAAAGTCAGTAACAGCCCCCTCTTTAAAAGcctgtctctttttctttaaacaggATTTGATGCATTTGGTGACGCATGGCTTATTATTAGGGTACACTTTAGCACGCTTAAGGGGTATAATCATGTCTTTACAAAAACTGCATATGAGCTAACATCCACCAAAGCATCAAGACTGAATAAAAACTTCCCAA of the Oreochromis aureus strain Israel breed Guangdong unplaced genomic scaffold, ZZ_aureus HiC_scaffold_243, whole genome shotgun sequence genome contains:
- the LOC120436836 gene encoding tripartite motif-containing protein 16-like, which encodes MNQMDQTKFCCSVCLDLLKDPVTIPCGHSYCMNCIKSFWDEEEKEKIYSCPQCRQTFTARPVLVKNTMLADLVEELKKTGLQAAPADHCYAGPEDVACDVCTGRKMKAFKSCLVCLVSYCEKHVKLHYECPAFDKHKLVEPSKKLQENICSRHDEVMKMFCRTDQQSICYLCSVDEHKGHDTVSAAAERTERQRELEVSRQNIQQRIQDREKDVKLLQQEVEAINQSADQTVEHSEKIFTELIHLIQKRSSDVKQQIRSQQETEVSRVKELEEKLEQEITELKRKDAELKQLSHTEDHIQFLHNYPSLSALSESTDSSSINIRPLSYFEDVTAAVSEVRDKLQDILREEWTNISLTVTEVDVLLSQPEPKTRAGFLKYSCEITLDPNRANTQLLLSEGNRKVTYVNQQQSYSDHPDRFTFWQQVLSRESLTGRCYWEVEWRGRGVDVAVAYKNISRKGDECEFGRNEKSWSLDCDNNSYTFWYNNIQTHVSGPRSSRVGVYLDHRAGILSFYSVSETMTLLHRVQTTFTQPLYAGLLPYNYGDSAELTKVK